A stretch of the Mycobacterium sp. ITM-2016-00317 genome encodes the following:
- a CDS encoding alpha/beta fold hydrolase translates to MAPVHAFGDFVLDPKRYELRRNAEVIPVEPQVFDVLAVLVANHHRCVTKQELFDTVWGGRFVGEAALSSRIMAARRALGDNGESQHFIRTVRGRGYRFVGTLAENDQPAEDSGAGEPAVEQHVAFCRAADGLRLAYAVAGTGPPLVRAANWMTHLSYDIESPVWRHWVSELSQRYRFIRYDERGSGLSDWDAPDFTFDDWVSDLAAVVDALGLTRFPLLGVSQGGAVAVAYAARYPERVSKLVLCGAYARGRAVRAVGEGERRAATLDLDLARVGWGHDDPAFRQVFAAQFLPDGSRRDWQAFDDLQRRTTSAENAVRFLEQFAHIDVCELAGQVRCPTLVMHSRNDRRVPLRFGEELAALIPQGRLVLLESNNHLLTATEPAWRAFGAEMDAFLAA, encoded by the coding sequence ATGGCCCCGGTGCACGCGTTCGGGGACTTCGTCCTCGATCCCAAACGCTACGAGTTGCGCCGCAACGCGGAGGTCATCCCGGTCGAACCGCAGGTCTTCGACGTGCTCGCGGTCCTGGTCGCCAACCACCACCGCTGTGTCACCAAGCAGGAGCTGTTCGACACGGTGTGGGGCGGGCGGTTCGTCGGTGAGGCGGCGCTGTCCAGCCGCATCATGGCGGCCCGGCGCGCACTGGGCGACAACGGCGAGTCCCAGCACTTCATCCGGACGGTGCGCGGCCGGGGCTACCGGTTCGTCGGGACGCTCGCCGAGAACGATCAGCCCGCGGAGGACAGCGGCGCGGGGGAGCCCGCGGTGGAACAGCACGTCGCGTTCTGCCGCGCGGCCGACGGCCTGCGTCTGGCCTACGCGGTGGCGGGGACGGGGCCACCGCTGGTGCGCGCGGCGAACTGGATGACCCATCTCAGCTACGACATCGAGTCCCCAGTGTGGCGGCACTGGGTGTCGGAGCTGTCCCAGCGTTACCGCTTCATCCGTTATGACGAACGCGGGTCAGGTCTTTCCGACTGGGATGCACCCGATTTCACGTTCGACGACTGGGTCAGTGATCTGGCCGCGGTGGTCGACGCGCTGGGGCTGACGCGCTTCCCGCTGCTCGGGGTGTCCCAGGGCGGGGCGGTGGCGGTGGCCTACGCCGCCCGGTATCCCGAGCGGGTCTCCAAACTGGTGCTCTGCGGCGCGTATGCGCGGGGGCGTGCCGTCCGTGCGGTCGGTGAAGGTGAACGACGGGCCGCCACGCTGGACCTCGATCTGGCCCGGGTGGGCTGGGGGCACGACGATCCGGCGTTCCGCCAGGTGTTCGCCGCGCAGTTCCTGCCCGACGGGTCGAGGCGGGACTGGCAGGCATTCGACGACCTGCAGCGCCGGACCACGTCGGCGGAGAACGCGGTGCGCTTCCTGGAGCAGTTCGCGCACATCGACGTCTGCGAGCTGGCCGGGCAGGTCAGATGCCCGACGCTGGTCATGCATTCCCGAAACGACCGGCGGGTGCCGCTTCGCTTCGGCGAGGAACTCGCGGCGCTGATCCCGCAGGGACGCCTGGTCCTGCTGGAAAGCAACAACCACCTGCTCACCGCGACCGAGCCGGCCTGGCGGGCGTTCGGTGCGGAGATGGACGCGTTCCTGGCTGCGTGA
- the rpsE gene encoding 30S ribosomal protein S5: MAEQAVGAGGPSSDGRDGGRGDRGGRGRRDDRGGRGRDDREKSNYIERVVTINRVSKVVKGGRRFSFTALVIVGDGKGMVGVGYGKAKEVPAAIAKGVEEARKNFFRVPLIGGTVTHPVQGEAAAGVVMLRPASPGTGVIAGGACRAVLECAGVHDVLAKSLGSDNAINVVHATVAALKLLQRPEEVAARRGLSIEDVAPAGMLRARREAEALAATAAREGTA, encoded by the coding sequence ATGGCCGAGCAGGCTGTAGGAGCCGGCGGGCCGTCGAGCGACGGCCGCGACGGTGGCAGGGGCGACCGCGGTGGCCGTGGGCGCCGTGACGATCGTGGCGGCCGCGGCCGCGACGACCGCGAGAAGAGCAACTACATCGAGCGCGTCGTCACGATCAACCGCGTGTCGAAGGTGGTCAAGGGCGGTCGCCGGTTCAGCTTCACCGCGCTGGTGATCGTCGGCGACGGCAAGGGCATGGTCGGCGTCGGCTACGGCAAGGCCAAAGAGGTCCCCGCCGCGATCGCCAAGGGTGTCGAAGAGGCGCGCAAGAACTTCTTCCGGGTTCCGCTGATCGGCGGCACCGTGACCCACCCCGTCCAGGGTGAGGCCGCGGCCGGTGTGGTCATGCTGCGTCCGGCCAGCCCGGGTACCGGTGTCATCGCCGGCGGCGCCTGCCGCGCCGTGCTGGAGTGCGCCGGAGTGCACGACGTCCTGGCCAAGTCGTTGGGCAGCGACAACGCGATCAACGTGGTGCACGCCACGGTCGCCGCGCTGAAGCTGCTCCAGCGTCCCGAAGAGGTCGCGGCCCGCCGCGGCCTGTCCATCGAGGATGTAGCGCCCGCAGGCATGCTCCGGGCCCGCCGCGAGGCGGAGGCTCTGGCTGCCACGGCCGCGCGTGAGGGAACGGCGTAA
- a CDS encoding type Z 30S ribosomal protein S14, which translates to MAKKALVNKANKKPKFKVRGYTRCNRCGRPHSVFRKFGLCRICLREMAHAGELPGVQKSSW; encoded by the coding sequence ATGGCAAAGAAGGCTCTGGTCAACAAGGCCAACAAGAAGCCCAAGTTCAAGGTGCGGGGTTACACCCGTTGCAACCGCTGCGGCCGTCCGCACTCGGTGTTCCGCAAGTTCGGCCTGTGCCGGATCTGCCTGCGCGAAATGGCACATGCCGGCGAACTGCCGGGTGTGCAGAAGTCCAGCTGGTAA
- a CDS encoding DUF732 domain-containing protein gives MNRHRRTVVAALAATGLVMFGGATAHAQPQDQKFTDAITTMGIPLGASDDAPTVGKRICEMLTTGLTGSPNPVPVVRGVVNTLAGNGLSKDQAVGLTRAAVAVYCPQYTRYFGR, from the coding sequence ATGAATCGCCACCGTCGAACCGTCGTCGCGGCACTGGCCGCCACCGGTCTCGTCATGTTCGGCGGCGCGACCGCGCACGCCCAGCCGCAGGACCAGAAGTTCACCGACGCGATCACCACGATGGGGATCCCGCTCGGCGCCAGTGACGACGCACCCACCGTGGGCAAGCGCATCTGCGAGATGCTCACCACGGGGCTCACCGGTAGCCCCAACCCGGTCCCGGTGGTGCGCGGCGTGGTCAACACGCTGGCAGGCAACGGACTGAGCAAGGACCAGGCCGTCGGGCTGACCCGGGCCGCCGTGGCCGTGTACTGCCCGCAGTACACCCGGTACTTCGGGCGCTGA
- the rplE gene encoding 50S ribosomal protein L5 gives MTTTEKTLPRLKQRYREEIREALQQEFGYANVMQIPGVTKVVVNMGVGDAARDAKLINGAVNDLTLITGQKPEIRRARKSIAQFKLREGMPIGARVTLRGDRMWEFLDRLISISLPRIRDFRGLSPKQFDGTGNYTFGLNEQSVFHEIDVDSIDRPRGMDITVVTSATNDDEGRALLRALGFPFKEN, from the coding sequence ATGACCACCACTGAGAAGACCCTCCCCCGCTTGAAGCAGCGCTACCGCGAAGAGATCCGCGAGGCGCTGCAGCAGGAATTCGGCTACGCCAACGTGATGCAGATCCCGGGCGTCACCAAGGTCGTCGTCAACATGGGTGTCGGCGACGCCGCCCGTGACGCCAAGCTGATCAACGGCGCGGTCAACGACCTCACCCTGATCACCGGCCAGAAGCCCGAGATCCGCCGGGCCCGGAAGTCCATCGCGCAGTTCAAGCTTCGCGAGGGCATGCCCATCGGTGCGCGCGTCACGCTCCGTGGCGACCGCATGTGGGAGTTCCTCGACCGGCTGATCTCGATCTCGCTGCCCCGTATCCGCGACTTCCGCGGACTTTCGCCGAAGCAGTTCGACGGCACGGGCAACTACACCTTCGGGCTCAACGAGCAGTCGGTGTTCCACGAGATCGACGTGGACAGCATCGATCGCCCGCGTGGCATGGACATCACCGTCGTCACCTCGGCGACGAACGACGACGAGGGACGTGCGCTGCTGCGGGCGCTCGGCTTCCCGTTCAAGGAGAACTGA
- the rplR gene encoding 50S ribosomal protein L18, giving the protein MATNTKSKEAAGHTPVGKNISETRRTSRLRRHARLRKKVSGTAQRPRLVVNRSARHIHVQLVDDLDGVTLAAASSIEADVRALEGDKKAASARVGQLIAERAKAAGIDEVVFDRGGYTYGGRIAALADAAREGGLKF; this is encoded by the coding sequence ATGGCTACCAACACCAAATCCAAAGAGGCCGCGGGTCACACCCCGGTCGGCAAGAACATCTCCGAGACGCGGCGTACGTCGCGGCTGCGCCGGCACGCGCGTCTGCGCAAGAAGGTGTCCGGCACCGCCCAGCGTCCGCGCCTGGTGGTCAACCGGTCCGCCCGGCACATCCACGTGCAGCTGGTCGACGACCTCGACGGCGTCACGCTGGCTGCGGCCTCGTCGATCGAGGCCGATGTGCGGGCACTCGAGGGCGACAAGAAGGCCGCCAGCGCCCGTGTGGGTCAGCTGATCGCCGAGCGCGCCAAGGCCGCGGGTATCGACGAGGTCGTCTTCGACCGCGGTGGGTACACGTACGGTGGACGGATCGCGGCGCTGGCCGATGCCGCCCGCGAAGGCGGGTTGAAGTTCTGA
- a CDS encoding arylsulfatase, with protein sequence MATDFNGKIEVDIRDSEPDWGPFAAPTAQPDAPNVLYLVWDDIGIATWDCFGGLVDMPAMRRIAERGVRLSQFHTTALCSPTRASLLTGRNPTTVGMATIEEFTDGFPNCNGRIPFDTALLSEVLVENGYNTYCVGKWHLTPLEESNLAATKRHWPLARGFERFYGFMGGETDQWYPDLVYDNHPVSPPATPEQGYHLSRDLADKTIEFIRDSKVIAPEKPWFSYVCPGAGHAPHHVPKEWADRYAGVFDMGYERYREIVLENQKRLGLVPPDTELSPMNPYSDVKGPNGEDWPAQDTVRPWESLSDDEKRLFARMAEVFAGFLSYTDAQIGRVLDYLEESGQLDNTVIVVISDNGASGEGGPNGSVNEVKFFNGYLDSVEEALKAYDDLGGTETYNHYPIGWAMAFNTPYKLYKRYASHEGGIADPAIISWPAGIASHGEIRDNYVNVCDITPTVYDLLDITVPATVRGVAQKPLDGVSFKVALDNPTAPTGKETQFYAMLGTRGVWHRGWFAGAVHAASPAGWSHFDRDRWELFHIEADRSQCRDLAAEHPDKLEELKSLWFREAEKYNGLPLGDLNLLETMSRWRPYLAGERSAYVYYPGTADVGMGAVVELRGRSFAVLAEVTVGQRGADGVVVKHGAAHGGYVMYLQGGRLHFCYNFLGEYEQTLVSAEVVAPGPHTLGFTFTRTGTAEGSHTPIGDAELFVDTARVAALAEMRVHPGTFGLAGAGLSVGRNSGSPVSRAYRAPYPFTGGAIARVNVDVSGAPYVDLERDFARAFARD encoded by the coding sequence GTGGCAACGGACTTCAACGGCAAGATCGAGGTGGACATCCGGGACTCCGAGCCGGACTGGGGGCCGTTCGCGGCGCCGACCGCGCAACCGGATGCGCCCAACGTGCTGTACCTGGTCTGGGACGACATCGGCATCGCCACCTGGGACTGCTTCGGCGGGCTGGTCGACATGCCCGCGATGCGGCGCATTGCCGAACGCGGAGTGCGCCTTTCGCAGTTCCACACCACCGCGCTGTGTTCGCCGACCCGGGCCTCGCTGCTCACCGGCCGCAACCCCACCACCGTGGGGATGGCGACCATCGAGGAGTTCACCGACGGTTTCCCGAACTGTAACGGCCGCATTCCATTCGACACCGCGCTGCTGTCGGAGGTGCTCGTAGAGAACGGCTACAACACCTACTGCGTCGGCAAATGGCATCTGACCCCGCTGGAGGAGTCCAATCTCGCCGCGACCAAACGGCACTGGCCACTGGCGCGCGGCTTCGAGAGGTTCTACGGCTTCATGGGCGGGGAGACCGACCAGTGGTATCCCGACCTCGTCTACGACAACCACCCGGTGTCGCCGCCGGCGACCCCCGAGCAGGGCTACCACCTGTCCCGGGACCTCGCGGACAAGACCATAGAGTTCATCCGCGACTCGAAAGTCATTGCACCGGAGAAGCCGTGGTTCTCCTACGTGTGCCCCGGCGCCGGGCACGCCCCCCACCACGTCCCCAAGGAGTGGGCCGACCGGTATGCCGGTGTCTTCGACATGGGCTACGAGCGGTACCGCGAGATCGTGCTGGAGAACCAGAAGCGGCTCGGTCTCGTCCCGCCGGACACCGAGCTGTCGCCGATGAATCCGTACTCAGATGTCAAGGGGCCCAACGGCGAAGACTGGCCGGCCCAGGACACGGTGCGTCCGTGGGAGTCGCTCAGCGACGACGAGAAGCGGCTGTTCGCCCGGATGGCCGAGGTCTTCGCCGGGTTCCTTTCCTACACCGACGCCCAGATCGGGCGCGTGCTGGACTATCTGGAGGAGTCGGGGCAACTCGACAACACCGTGATCGTGGTGATCTCCGACAACGGCGCCAGCGGTGAGGGCGGGCCGAACGGGTCGGTCAACGAGGTTAAGTTCTTCAACGGCTACCTCGACTCGGTCGAGGAGGCGCTGAAGGCCTACGACGACCTCGGCGGCACCGAGACCTACAACCATTACCCGATCGGCTGGGCGATGGCGTTCAACACCCCCTACAAGCTGTACAAGCGGTATGCCTCGCACGAGGGCGGTATCGCCGACCCGGCGATCATCTCGTGGCCCGCGGGCATCGCCTCCCACGGGGAGATCCGGGACAACTACGTCAACGTCTGCGACATCACCCCGACGGTGTACGACCTGCTCGACATCACGGTGCCCGCGACCGTGCGCGGTGTCGCGCAGAAGCCGCTTGACGGGGTCAGTTTTAAAGTGGCGCTGGATAATCCGACCGCACCCACCGGCAAGGAGACCCAGTTCTACGCGATGCTCGGCACGCGCGGGGTCTGGCACAGGGGCTGGTTCGCCGGCGCCGTGCACGCCGCGTCGCCGGCCGGCTGGTCGCATTTCGACCGGGATCGCTGGGAGCTGTTCCACATCGAGGCCGACCGGAGCCAGTGCCGCGATCTGGCGGCCGAACACCCGGACAAGCTCGAAGAGCTGAAGTCGTTGTGGTTCCGGGAGGCCGAGAAGTACAACGGTCTGCCGCTGGGCGACCTGAACCTGCTGGAGACGATGTCGCGCTGGCGGCCGTACCTGGCCGGCGAACGCAGCGCCTACGTGTACTACCCGGGCACCGCCGACGTCGGGATGGGCGCGGTGGTCGAACTGCGTGGCCGGTCGTTCGCAGTGCTCGCCGAGGTCACGGTGGGGCAGCGCGGCGCGGACGGTGTGGTGGTGAAACACGGTGCGGCGCACGGTGGCTACGTGATGTACCTGCAGGGCGGCCGGCTGCACTTCTGTTACAACTTCCTGGGCGAGTACGAACAGACGCTGGTCTCCGCCGAGGTCGTGGCCCCCGGTCCGCACACACTCGGGTTCACGTTCACCCGCACCGGCACCGCCGAGGGCAGCCACACCCCGATCGGGGACGCCGAGCTGTTCGTCGACACGGCCCGGGTGGCCGCACTGGCAGAGATGCGGGTCCATCCCGGAACCTTCGGTCTCGCCGGGGCCGGCCTGAGCGTCGGGCGGAACAGCGGATCGCCGGTCTCGCGGGCGTACCGCGCGCCGTACCCGTTCACCGGCGGCGCGATCGCGCGGGTGAACGTGGACGTCTCCGGTGCGCCGTACGTGGACCTGGAAAGGGACTTCGCGCGCGCGTTCGCCAGGGACTGA
- a CDS encoding sigma-70 family RNA polymerase sigma factor, producing the protein MVGVTIALDTHSDNDFDRQVLPLAPGLYRRAHSLTRNAADAEDLVQETLLKAYRGFHTLGPDPHVNAWLLCIMRNTWIARHRATRCRVGEHLVDDFGDSDAVTESAEHVVLQGISDSRLVAALAELPEPMRLAMYYTAVEGMSCREVAEIMSVPVGTVMSRLHRGRDRLRRSLTQPGTRPSPHRTPARPARSR; encoded by the coding sequence ATGGTCGGTGTGACAATCGCACTGGACACCCACTCGGACAACGACTTCGATCGTCAGGTACTACCGCTTGCACCAGGCCTGTACCGCCGGGCGCACTCGTTGACGCGCAACGCCGCCGACGCCGAGGACCTGGTCCAGGAGACACTGCTCAAGGCCTACCGGGGATTTCACACGCTCGGCCCGGACCCGCACGTCAACGCATGGCTGCTGTGCATCATGCGCAACACCTGGATCGCCCGGCACCGGGCGACCCGGTGCCGGGTGGGCGAGCATCTGGTCGACGACTTCGGCGACAGCGACGCCGTTACCGAATCCGCCGAACACGTGGTCCTTCAGGGGATTTCGGACTCCCGCCTGGTCGCCGCACTGGCCGAGCTACCGGAGCCGATGCGGCTGGCCATGTACTACACGGCGGTCGAGGGGATGTCCTGCCGTGAAGTCGCAGAGATCATGTCCGTGCCCGTGGGCACCGTGATGTCCCGACTGCACCGCGGCCGGGATCGGCTCCGTCGCAGCCTCACGCAGCCAGGAACGCGTCCATCTCCGCACCGAACGCCCGCCAGGCCGGCTCGGTCGCGGTGA
- the rplF gene encoding 50S ribosomal protein L6, giving the protein MSRIGKQPVPVPNGVDVTIDGQNVSVKGPKGTLTLDVAEPIAVTRDDDGALVVTRPDDERRNRSLHGLSRTLIANLVTGVTEGYTTKMEIFGVGYRVVAKGSDLEFALGYSHPVLITAPEGVTFTVETPTKFSISGIDKQKVGQIAANIRRLRKSDPYKGKGIRYEGEQIRRKVGKTGK; this is encoded by the coding sequence ATGTCTCGCATTGGAAAACAGCCGGTCCCGGTCCCCAACGGGGTCGACGTGACGATCGACGGACAGAACGTGTCCGTCAAGGGCCCCAAGGGCACGCTGACCCTCGACGTCGCCGAGCCGATCGCGGTCACCCGCGACGACGACGGTGCGCTGGTGGTCACCCGCCCCGACGACGAGCGGCGTAACCGTTCGTTGCACGGCCTGTCCCGCACGTTGATCGCCAACCTGGTGACCGGCGTGACCGAGGGCTACACCACCAAGATGGAGATCTTCGGCGTCGGTTACCGCGTGGTGGCCAAGGGCAGCGACCTCGAGTTCGCCCTGGGCTACAGCCACCCGGTGCTGATCACCGCCCCGGAAGGCGTGACCTTCACGGTCGAAACGCCGACGAAGTTCTCGATCTCCGGTATCGACAAGCAGAAGGTCGGCCAGATCGCGGCGAACATCCGCCGCCTCCGTAAGAGCGATCCCTATAAGGGCAAGGGAATCCGCTACGAGGGCGAGCAGATCCGTCGCAAGGTCGGAAAGACGGGTAAGTAG
- the rpsH gene encoding 30S ribosomal protein S8, with the protein MTMTDPIADFLTRLRNANSAYHDEVTLPHSKIKANIAEILKSEGYINDYRTEDARVGKSLVVQLKYGPSRERSIAGLRRVSKPGLRVYAKSTNLPRVLGGLGVAIISTSSGLRTDRQAAREGVGGEVLAYVW; encoded by the coding sequence ATGACCATGACGGATCCGATCGCAGACTTCTTGACACGTCTGCGCAACGCCAACTCGGCGTATCACGACGAAGTGACCCTGCCGCACAGCAAGATCAAGGCGAACATCGCCGAGATCCTGAAGTCCGAGGGCTACATCAACGACTACCGCACCGAGGACGCCCGCGTGGGCAAGTCCCTTGTGGTGCAACTCAAGTACGGCCCGAGCCGTGAACGCAGCATCGCGGGCCTGCGCCGGGTGTCCAAGCCCGGTCTGCGGGTGTACGCGAAGTCCACCAACCTGCCGCGTGTGCTCGGTGGGCTCGGTGTGGCGATCATTTCCACGTCGTCCGGTCTGAGGACCGACCGCCAGGCGGCCCGTGAGGGCGTCGGCGGCGAGGTCCTCGCCTACGTGTGGTGA
- a CDS encoding helix-turn-helix transcriptional regulator: MNVIEAKSTALGSFLRWHRHRLTPRDVGLPEYGRRRVPGLRREEVANLAGISTEYYIRLEQGRERTPSPNVVDALADALRLDADQTAHLRNIARPGSRRNAGGRRTDVPEGATRLLDHLNVPAVILNRYMDVVTSNHSAQALFPNMTPGTNRLRAVFLDPREREFWRDWESAVADAVAQLRADIGNELESSSAHALIGDLRNRCRHFDRLWSCQHVQQRACSPVRVRHHLLGELELHREKLLVTGAEGLFLFIYFTEPGSASAEKLDRLRHLQAGSGSTRMNMAWLAPHR; this comes from the coding sequence ATGAACGTCATCGAAGCGAAGTCGACGGCCCTGGGCAGCTTTCTGCGCTGGCACCGCCATCGACTCACCCCGCGTGACGTCGGGCTTCCCGAGTACGGGCGCCGCCGGGTCCCTGGTCTGCGGCGCGAGGAGGTCGCCAATCTGGCCGGCATCAGCACGGAGTACTACATCCGGCTGGAGCAGGGCAGGGAGCGCACGCCGTCGCCGAACGTCGTCGATGCGCTCGCCGACGCATTGCGCCTGGACGCCGACCAGACGGCGCACCTGCGCAACATCGCCCGGCCGGGATCACGGCGCAACGCAGGCGGGCGGCGCACCGACGTCCCCGAGGGCGCGACCCGGCTGCTCGACCACTTGAACGTGCCCGCGGTGATCCTGAATCGGTACATGGACGTCGTGACGTCGAATCATTCTGCGCAGGCGTTGTTTCCGAATATGACGCCCGGAACGAACCGGCTCCGGGCGGTGTTCCTGGATCCGCGCGAGCGGGAGTTCTGGCGCGACTGGGAGTCGGCCGTGGCCGACGCCGTCGCCCAGTTGCGCGCGGACATCGGCAACGAGTTGGAGTCGTCGTCGGCACACGCACTGATCGGCGACCTGCGGAACCGGTGCAGGCACTTCGACCGGTTGTGGTCCTGCCAGCACGTTCAGCAGCGCGCGTGCAGCCCGGTCCGGGTGCGCCACCACCTACTCGGCGAACTCGAATTGCACCGCGAGAAACTTCTCGTCACGGGCGCCGAAGGGCTGTTCCTGTTCATCTATTTCACCGAACCCGGGTCGGCGTCGGCCGAGAAGCTCGACCGGCTGAGGCACCTGCAGGCTGGTAGTGGCAGTACCAGGATGAACATGGCCTGGCTAGCACCTCACCGGTGA
- the rpmD gene encoding 50S ribosomal protein L30: MAELKITQVRSTIGARWKQRESLRTLGLRKIRQSVVREDNAQTRGLIKTVHHLVTVEEV; encoded by the coding sequence ATGGCAGAGCTCAAGATCACCCAGGTGCGCAGCACCATCGGTGCGCGCTGGAAGCAGCGGGAGTCCCTGCGGACGCTCGGGCTGCGCAAGATCCGCCAGTCCGTGGTCCGTGAGGACAACGCCCAGACGCGTGGACTCATCAAGACCGTGCACCACCTCGTCACGGTCGAGGAGGTTTAA
- the rplO gene encoding 50S ribosomal protein L15 encodes MAPIKLHDLRPAPGEKKAKTRVGRGEGSKGKTAGRGTKGTKARKNVPVTFEGGQMPIHMRLPKLKGFRNRFRTEYAPVNVGDIARAFPEGGTVGVDQLVAKGLVRKNVLVKVLGDGKLTAKVDVTAHKFSGSAREAITAAGGTVTEL; translated from the coding sequence ATGGCTCCGATCAAGCTTCACGATCTGCGTCCGGCACCCGGCGAGAAGAAGGCCAAGACCCGCGTGGGTCGCGGCGAGGGCTCCAAGGGTAAGACCGCCGGTCGTGGTACCAAGGGCACCAAGGCCCGCAAGAACGTCCCGGTGACGTTCGAGGGCGGCCAGATGCCGATCCACATGCGGCTGCCGAAGCTCAAGGGCTTCCGCAACCGCTTCCGTACCGAGTACGCCCCGGTCAACGTCGGCGACATCGCCAGGGCGTTCCCCGAGGGCGGCACGGTCGGTGTCGACCAGCTGGTGGCCAAGGGCCTCGTTCGCAAGAACGTCCTGGTCAAGGTGCTCGGCGACGGCAAGCTGACCGCCAAGGTCGACGTGACCGCGCACAAGTTCAGCGGCAGTGCCCGAGAGGCGATCACCGCCGCCGGTGGCACCGTCACCGAACTGTAG
- the rplN gene encoding 50S ribosomal protein L14 has product MIQQESRLKVADNTGAKEILCIRVLGGSSRRYAGIGDIIVATVKDAIPGGNVKRGDVVKAVIVRTAKERRRADGSYIKFDENAAVIIKNDNDPRGTRIFGPVGRELREKRFMKIVSLAPEVL; this is encoded by the coding sequence GTGATTCAGCAAGAATCGCGGCTCAAGGTCGCCGACAACACGGGCGCCAAGGAGATCTTGTGCATCCGCGTGCTCGGCGGCTCGTCGCGGCGCTATGCCGGCATCGGCGACATCATCGTGGCGACCGTCAAGGACGCCATCCCGGGCGGCAACGTCAAGCGCGGCGATGTCGTCAAGGCCGTCATCGTCCGCACCGCCAAGGAGCGCCGCCGCGCCGACGGCAGCTACATCAAGTTCGACGAGAACGCCGCCGTCATCATCAAGAACGACAACGACCCCCGTGGCACCCGCATCTTCGGGCCCGTCGGTCGCGAACTGCGCGAGAAGCGCTTCATGAAGATCGTCTCGCTCGCCCCGGAGGTGTTGTAG
- the rplX gene encoding 50S ribosomal protein L24, which translates to MKVRKGDTVLVISGKDKGAKGKVLVAYPERNKVLVEGVNRIKKHTPESRTERGAASGGIVTQEAPISVSNVMLLDSDGKPTRVGFRTDDETGKKVRIAKSNGKDIV; encoded by the coding sequence ATGAAGGTCCGTAAGGGCGACACCGTGCTCGTCATCTCGGGCAAGGACAAGGGCGCCAAGGGCAAGGTCCTGGTGGCCTACCCCGAGCGCAACAAGGTCCTCGTCGAGGGCGTGAACCGGATCAAGAAGCACACCCCCGAGTCGCGTACCGAGCGCGGCGCGGCCTCGGGCGGCATCGTCACGCAGGAGGCGCCGATCTCGGTGTCCAACGTGATGCTGCTCGATTCCGACGGCAAGCCGACCCGCGTCGGTTTCCGCACCGACGACGAGACCGGCAAGAAGGTCCGCATCGCCAAGTCCAACGGCAAGGACATCGTGTAA